The following are encoded in a window of Phragmites australis chromosome 22, lpPhrAust1.1, whole genome shotgun sequence genomic DNA:
- the LOC133904729 gene encoding protein FANTASTIC FOUR 3-like isoform X1 has product MNAFCIAVTVIFSSCTPASSCEMKRNIPIPQPQKPASFSTSPFLPVHISLCLTSQSNTKIRVKLTVTHLKLFCKSFGPDTISGLTELTPLQLQCMFSRDKQLMAAQMATDGGLRRVFEKPLPENPTLLEALSAWNQHIHPKKPVDPASITEIFGELHFQEKQPDRAVLPQPAPAPAPRPPPRTASWLDIADADKSKDDLSLDALLRPKQASGAGAVKRSASFCMKKNSASLLLCTEGLGSESAVDADDLLKDGDTETDVLCPGKGMDHVDRSGDEEVAVEAGKEEEKRLPSFPPPIRSIGRGGKPCMCFRSFRADGRFVLTEVVIPGKELLQSSREGGRLRLQFANAAATAANAGVNEEKHGEDDDDEGKSACIDEDES; this is encoded by the exons ATGAACGCCTTTTGCATTGCAGTGACGGTCATATTCTCAAGTTGCACACCAGCTTCCAGCtgtgaaatgaaaagaaatattCCAATTCCACAGCCACAAAAGCCTGCATCTTTCTCCACCTCCCCTTTTCTGCCAGTACATATATCTCTCTGCCTCACAAGTCAGAGCAACACAAAAATTAGAGTCAAGCTAACAGTCACACACCTCAAACTGTTCTGCAAATCCTTCGGCCCTGACACCATCTCTGGATTGACTGAATTGACTCCTTTGCAATTGCAG TGCATGTTCTCGAGAGATAAGCAGTTGATGGCTGCGCAGATGGCAACGGACGGCGGGCTGAGGCGGGTGTTCGAGAAGCCGTTGCCGGAGAACCCGACGCTGCTGGAGGCGCTGTCGGCGTGGAACCAGCACATCCACCCCAAGAAGCCCGTCGACCCGGCGTCCATCACGGAGATCTTCGGCGAGCTCCACTTCCAAGAGAAGCAGCCCGATCGAGCCGTCCTGCCACagccagcgccggcgccggcgcctcgCCCTCCTCCGCGCACGGCGTCATGGCTCGACATCGCCGACGCGGACAAGAGCAAGGACGATTTGTCGCTGGACGCGCTCCTGAGGCCCAAGCAGGCGAGCGGCGCGGGGGCCGTGAAGAGGAGCGCGAGCTTCTGCATGAAGAAGAACTCAGCGTCCCTGTTGCTCTGCACCGAGGGGCTCGGCTCCGAGAGCGCCGTGGACGCCGACGACTTGCTCAAGGACGGCGACACCGAGACCGACGTGCTCTGCCCGGGCAAGGGCATGGACCACGTGGACAGGAGCGGCGACGAGGAGGTCGCCGTGGAggcggggaaggaggaggagaagcggcTGCCGTCGTTCCCGCCGCCTATCCGGTCGATCGGGCGCGGCGGGAAGCCGTGCATGTGCTTCCGGTCGTTCCGTGCGGATGGGCGGTTCGTGCTGACGGAGGTGGTGATCCCCGGGAAGGAGCTCCTGCAGTCGTCACGCGAGGGCGGACGGCTCAGGCTGCAGTTCGCCAACGCCGCCGCCACAGCTGCCAATGCGGGCGTGAACGAGGAGAagcacggagaagacgacgatgACGAAGGCAAGAGCGCATGCATCGACGAAGACGAGAGCTAA
- the LOC133904729 gene encoding protein FANTASTIC FOUR 3-like isoform X2, with translation MNAFCIAVTVIFSSCTPASSCEMKRNIPIPQPQKPASFSTSPFLPVHISLCLTSQSNTKIRVKLTVTHLKLFCKSFGPDTISGLTELTPLQLQMATDGGLRRVFEKPLPENPTLLEALSAWNQHIHPKKPVDPASITEIFGELHFQEKQPDRAVLPQPAPAPAPRPPPRTASWLDIADADKSKDDLSLDALLRPKQASGAGAVKRSASFCMKKNSASLLLCTEGLGSESAVDADDLLKDGDTETDVLCPGKGMDHVDRSGDEEVAVEAGKEEEKRLPSFPPPIRSIGRGGKPCMCFRSFRADGRFVLTEVVIPGKELLQSSREGGRLRLQFANAAATAANAGVNEEKHGEDDDDEGKSACIDEDES, from the exons ATGAACGCCTTTTGCATTGCAGTGACGGTCATATTCTCAAGTTGCACACCAGCTTCCAGCtgtgaaatgaaaagaaatattCCAATTCCACAGCCACAAAAGCCTGCATCTTTCTCCACCTCCCCTTTTCTGCCAGTACATATATCTCTCTGCCTCACAAGTCAGAGCAACACAAAAATTAGAGTCAAGCTAACAGTCACACACCTCAAACTGTTCTGCAAATCCTTCGGCCCTGACACCATCTCTGGATTGACTGAATTGACTCCTTTGCAATTGCAG ATGGCAACGGACGGCGGGCTGAGGCGGGTGTTCGAGAAGCCGTTGCCGGAGAACCCGACGCTGCTGGAGGCGCTGTCGGCGTGGAACCAGCACATCCACCCCAAGAAGCCCGTCGACCCGGCGTCCATCACGGAGATCTTCGGCGAGCTCCACTTCCAAGAGAAGCAGCCCGATCGAGCCGTCCTGCCACagccagcgccggcgccggcgcctcgCCCTCCTCCGCGCACGGCGTCATGGCTCGACATCGCCGACGCGGACAAGAGCAAGGACGATTTGTCGCTGGACGCGCTCCTGAGGCCCAAGCAGGCGAGCGGCGCGGGGGCCGTGAAGAGGAGCGCGAGCTTCTGCATGAAGAAGAACTCAGCGTCCCTGTTGCTCTGCACCGAGGGGCTCGGCTCCGAGAGCGCCGTGGACGCCGACGACTTGCTCAAGGACGGCGACACCGAGACCGACGTGCTCTGCCCGGGCAAGGGCATGGACCACGTGGACAGGAGCGGCGACGAGGAGGTCGCCGTGGAggcggggaaggaggaggagaagcggcTGCCGTCGTTCCCGCCGCCTATCCGGTCGATCGGGCGCGGCGGGAAGCCGTGCATGTGCTTCCGGTCGTTCCGTGCGGATGGGCGGTTCGTGCTGACGGAGGTGGTGATCCCCGGGAAGGAGCTCCTGCAGTCGTCACGCGAGGGCGGACGGCTCAGGCTGCAGTTCGCCAACGCCGCCGCCACAGCTGCCAATGCGGGCGTGAACGAGGAGAagcacggagaagacgacgatgACGAAGGCAAGAGCGCATGCATCGACGAAGACGAGAGCTAA
- the LOC133904728 gene encoding rho GTPase-activating protein 4-like yields MTEVAHLRGPTNLASPASRSSSLRYLANADSDVLLGSGSLERSAGSTGNLGLQERRGQEPEASEEDEEEERWSFLALLFELLRKSLLGCRTVGGDGRGEGGGCRMEIGLPTNVQHVAHVTFDRFHGFLGLPVEFEPEVPRRAPSASASVFGVSTESMQCSYDSRGNSVPTILLMMQRRLYEQAGLRAEGIFRINAENSQEELVRDQLNCGIVPNGIDVHCLAGLIKAWFRELPSGVLDSIPPEQVMQCQSEEDCARVAKCLPPAEAALLDWAVNLMADVVQEEQINKMNARNIAMVFAPNMTQMADPLTALMYAVQVMNFLKMLIQKTLKDREESNLEDASLPQKDPSDENGHQKPSVTLDSHLRNEAGSRRPSFVNEEPLLNSPAHSIEDKPKETNAAEGVTAAFTGQTSEVLTSTEGSTSCSQVADLAVVPDASCATAVNSLQGKGNRSPNRRRTRKGKSQSGARAIPPAEKSRGVSIVSRINSKVERIEAWR; encoded by the exons ATGACGGAGGTGGCGCACCTCCGGGGCCCGACCAACCTCGCTTCCCCCGCAAGCCGCTCCTCGTCCCTGCGCTATTTAGCCAATGCCGACAGTGACGTGCTCCTAGGAAGCGGCAGCCTGGAGCGCTCTGCGGGATCTACAGGAAACCTTGGACTTCAAGAACGGCGCGGGCAAGAGCCGGAAGCGTcagaggaggacgaggaagaggagCGGTGGTCGTTCTTGGCGCTGCTGTTTGAGCTGCTACGTAAGTCGCTGCTCGGGTGCAGGACGGTGGGCGGCGACGGCAGAGGTGAAGGCGGCGGCTGCAGGATGGAGATTGGGTTGCCGACGAACGTGCAGCACGTGGCGCACGTCACGTTCGATAGGTTCCATGGATTCCTGGGGCTCCCCGTCGAGTTCGAGCCCGAGGTGCCCCGCCGCGCTCCCAGTGCGAG TGCAAGCGTCTTCGGAGTTTCAACAGAATCAATGCAGTGTTCCTATGATTCCAGAGGAAACAGTGTACCGACGATTCTCTTGATGATGCAAAGACGCCTTTATGAACAGGCCGGTCTTCGG GCAGAAGGTATTTTTCGCATAAACGCAGAGAATAGCCAGGAGGAGCTCGTGAGAGACCAGTTAAATTGTGGAATTGTTCCAAATGGCATTGATGTCCACTGTTTGGCAGGTCTAATCAAA GCCTGGTTTAGGGAACTTCCCAGTGGGGTGTTGGACTCTATCCCACCTGAGCAGGTGATGCAATGCCAATCTGAAGAGGACTGTGCTCGGGTCGCCAAATGCCTTCCACCAGCTGAAGCAGCCTTACTTGACTGGGCTGTTAATCTGATGGCTGATGTTGTCCAAGAAGAACAGATAAACAAGATGAATGCTCGCAATATTGCTATGGTTTTTGCACCAAATATGACTCAG ATGGCAGATCCTTTGACTGCACTGATGTATGCAGTGCAAGTGATGAATTTTCTCAAGATGCTAATACAAAAGACCCTCAAGGATAGAGAAGAGTCGAATCTGGAGGATGCTTCGCTGCCCCAGAAGGACCCATCTGATGAAAATGGGCATCAGAAACCCAGCGTGACACTTGACTCTCACCTGCGGAATGAGGCAGGATCCAGGCGTCCCTCTTTTGTGAACGAGGAGCCCCTTCTGAACAGTCCTGCACACAGCATTGAAGACAAGCCTAAAGAAACTAATGCTGCCGAAGGAGTCACAGCTGCTTTCACTGGCCAGACAAGTGAAGTCCTGACAAGCACGGAGGGCTCCACTAGTTGCTCACAAGTTGCTGATCTGGCTGTTGTTCCTGATGCTTCCTGTGCAACAGCTGTGAATTCTCTTCAAGGCAAGGGGAACCGAAGCCCGAATCGTAGGAGGACCAGAAAGGGCAAGAGTCAGTCTGGAGCACGTGCCATTCCACCAGCCGAGAAATCGAGAGGTGTGAGCATTGTGAGCCGGATAAATTCAAAAGTTGAAAGGATCGAAGCATGGAGATGA